Proteins from a single region of Balaenoptera acutorostrata chromosome 16, mBalAcu1.1, whole genome shotgun sequence:
- the LCOR gene encoding ligand-dependent corepressor isoform X6, translating to MQRMIQQFAAEYTSKNSSTQDPSQPNSTKNQSLLKASPVTTSPTAATTQNPVLSKLLMADQDSPLDLTVRKSQSEPSEQDGVLDLSTKKSPCAGSTSLSHSPGCSSTQGNGENSAEAIAVDSNNQSKSPLEKFMVKLCTHHQKQFIRVLNDLYTESQPGTEDLPPSDSGTMDASTCNAGCAQLGTKHKEKDAMCLNMKSSTSVELFVDSSGSHSPQHLTEQALKEPPPETNSVDGRENTLTVVQKDSSELPTTKPNSMDSSTLGYLTASNSSSVNFHHISKSLEGQTTGQEQDTDVKICKDGKDHVQSSALVENLIAVKVATENSEESNSCIVSQRNSFKALSEEAWDSGFMGNSPRTADKENALQCSSKTPLRQDLEASEQDSRPKQENHLHSLGRNKMGYHLQPSDKSQFDHSKDGWLAPSPMPPVHKASNGHSRTKMLSTSIKTARKSKRASGLRINDYDNQCDVVYISQPITECHFENQRSILSSRKTARKSTRGYFFNGDCCELPTVRTLARNLHSQEKASCSTLASEAVVTPKQTLIISAPQPTIDVQHPREDNPEEPSKEITSLKEGDRDASSEKESQEPEVCPVTNNANPSSSSRSKETAASSPVWSLPAHLPEEDLPEGSSAVSAPTGSGISSPERDQQPVELLDTKEMSVPQDCPLLPSTESLSEGGSEDVVPRPCSPPETVSREESPLCSENQSPPVGLEPPTSLGKAEEDQSIGTEAETEDTQELDTDPLLKESSTLTNENPSEIEEREAPGGTGKFEGEDGDVKHPPEKDMCGQNIDSPEENLDKKKKGKKFPEASDRCLRSQLSDSSSADRCLRNQSSDSSSACAEIKVSKNPGAKRSKKEGYPGGTAPESFLTEGFHTKALEDTENPNVKENPSEKDAEQEGEGGGMITRQTFKNMLAKEVKGEEEGIFPSSDPLATVGQPLPGEKLEIYVQSKLGENSTQDPSESIPCTFPEQSKEKPGPIPAQETEEVVNNIDSADSPHKDDDSDVLSSTVGLSSSRSDDAAGPPKWVPRLTRLTSSTYNLRHAHALDSLDTMKVTSEKEAAQGNTIPKENETSESGDPVDEDEVDTMVDDQPKFVEWCAEEENQELIANFNAQYMKVQKGWIQLEKEAQPTPRARNKSDKLKEIWKSKKRSRKCRGSLEVQKFSPVQMLFMTNFKLSNVCKWFLETTETRSLVIVKKLNTRLPGDIPPVKHPLQKYSPSSLYPSSLQAERLKKHLKKFPGATPARNNWKTQKLWAKFREDPDQVAPEDDSDVSLSPNPEDSIEEVKDGRNSHPPTNSPTPASTRILRKYSNIRGKLRAQQRLIKNEKAESPFGPAVESKQSCKSVCINPLMSPKLALQVGADGFPVKPKSTDGMKGRKGKQMSEISPKAEVQNKRKRTEGGSTQDRKDKGAAMKASKEKHVDGSTRAPAAKKPAARDRISQLPKKTTLKERKVKIPKKSPGKSCPPSRKEKENTNKRPTQPSPSEMVTKPAKQKGAGESSSRPQKATNRKQSSGKTRARPSTKTPENSAAQRKRKLKAKLDSSHSKRRRMDTK from the coding sequence TGAGAACTCAGCAGAGGCAATAGCAGTAGATTCTAACAATCAGTCGAAGTCCCCACTGGAGAAGTTTATGGTCAAACTGTGCACTCATCATCAGAAGCAGTTCATTCGTGTTCTGAACGATCTGTACACTGAATCTCAGCCAGGCACCGAGGACCTGCCACCTTCGGATTCTGGAACAATGGATGCCTCCACCTGCAATGCTGGCTGTGCCCAGCTTGGCACCAAACATAAGGAAAAGGATGCTATGTGTCTCAATATGAAGTCTTCTACTTCTGTAGAGTTGTTCGTAGACTCATCAGGCTCTCACAGCCCTCAACACTTGACAGAACAGGCCCTAAAGGAGCCTCCTCCCGAGACAAACTCTGTAGATGGAAGAGAGAATACTTTGACTGTTGTCCAAAAAGATTCCTCTGAACTTCCAACCACTAAACCTAATTCAATGGATAGTTCCACTCTGGGATACCTCACTGCATCTAATTCTTCCTCAGTAAACTTCCACCACATCTCTAAGAGCTTGGAGGGGCAAACCACTGGACAGGAGCAAGACACAGATGTGAAAATATGCAAGGATGGTAAAGACCACGTGCAGAGTTCAGCTTTAGTAGAAAATCTAATTGCAGTAAAAGTGGCAACTGAGAATAGTGAGGAGAGCAACAGCTGTATTGTTTCTCAAAGAAATTCATTCAAAGCTTTATCAGAAGAGGCTTGGGACTCAGGGTTTATGGGGAATTCACCTAGAACTGCTGACAAAGAGAATGCTTTACAGTGTAGCTCAAAAACACCTTTACGCCAGGACTTAGAGGCAAGTGAACAAGATTCAAGGCCAAAGCAAGAGAACCATCTTCACTcattaggaagaaataaaatgggtTACCACTTACAGCCCAGTGATAAGAGCCAGTTTGATCATTCCAAAGACGGTTGGTTAGCCCCCAGCCCCATGCCACCTGTACACAAAGCATCTAATGGACATTCACGAACCAAGATGCTTTCAACCTCCATTAAGACAGCTCGGAAAAGTAAAAGGGCATCAGGGTTGAGGATAAACGATTATGATAACCAATGTGATGTCGTTTATATCAGCCAGCCAATAACAGAATGCCACTTTGAGAATCAACGATCGATATTATCTTCTCGGAAAACAGCCAGGAAGAGTACTCGAGGATACTTTTTCAATGGTGATTGTTGTGAGCTGCCAACTGTTCGCACACTGGCCAGGAATTTACACTCCCAAGAAAAAGCAAGCTGCTCAACACTGGCCTCCGAGGCAGTGGTCACTCCCAAGCAGACCCTTATCATTTCAGCACCTCAGCCTACAATAGATGTGCAGCATCCCAGAGAAGACAACCCTGAAGAACCTAGTAAAGAAATAACCTCCCTCAAGGAAGGAGACAGAGATGCATCATCTGAAAAGGAATCTCAAGAGCCTGAGGTTTGCCCTGTGACAAATAACGCAAACCCAAGCAGCTCCTCTAGATCAAAGGAAACAGCAGCCTCCAGCCCAGTGTGGTCTCTCCCTGCTCACCTTCCTGAAGAGGATCTTCCAGAAGGCAGCTCCGCGGTCTCAGCTCCCACAGGAAGTGGGATATCTTCCCCTGAACGAGATCAACAGCCAGTTGAACTGCTAGATACAAAGGAGATGAGTGTACCCCAAGACTGTCCCCTGCTTCCCTCCACAGAGAGCCTTTCTGAGGGAGGCAGTGAAGATGTTGTTCCTAGGCCTTGTTCCCCTCCTGAAACAGTAAGTAGAGAGGAAAGTCCTCTGTGCTCAGAAAATCAAAGTCCCCCAGTGGGCTTGGAGCCTCCCACAAGCCTGGGAAAGGCTGAGGAAGACCAAAGCATCGGTACTGAGGCTGAGACCGAAGACACTCAGGAGTTAGATACTGACCCACTCTTGAAGGAAAGCAGCACTTTGACTAATGAAAACCCCAGTGAAATTGAGGAAAGGGAGGCACCAGGTGGTACAGGAAAATTCGAGGGAGAGGATGGTGATGTAAAACATCCTCCAGAAAAAGATATGTGTGGTCAAAACATTGACTCACCTGAAGAGAATCtggacaagaagaaaaaaggtaaaaaattccCCGAGGCCTCTGATAGGTGCCTAAGAAGTCAACTTTCAGATTCTTCCTCTGCCGATAGGTGCCTAAGAAATCAAAGTTCAGATTCTTCCTCTGCTTGTGCTGAGATCAAGGTTTCTAAAAATCCTGGTGCAAAACGTTCTAAAAAAGAAGGGTATCCTGGTGGGACAGCACCTGAGAGCTTCCTGACTGAAGGTTTCCATACAAAAGCTCTGGAGGACACTGAAAACCCAAATGTCAAAGAAAACCCCTCTGAGAAAGATGCTGAGCAGGAGGGCGAAGGAGGTGGGATGATCACCAggcagacttttaaaaacatgctAGCAAAAGAAGTCAAGGGGGAAGAAGAAGGTATTTTCCCCAGCAGTGATCCCTTAGCCACAGTTGGCCAGCCCCTGCCTGGAGAGAAACTGGAAATCTATGTTCAGTCTAAATTAGGTGAGAACAGTACTCAAGACCCCTCTGAAAGCATTCCTTGTACGTTCCCAGAACAATCAAAAGAGAAGCCGGGACCTATTCCTGCACAAGAGACGGAAGAGGTTGTAAATAATATAGATAGTGCAGACAGCCCGCATAAAGATGATGATAGTGACGTGCTATCTAGCACAGTTGGATTGTCAAGTAGTAGAAGTGATGACGCTGCTGGGCCCCCAAAATGGGTCCCAAGGCTTACAAGACTGACCTCCTCAACCTACAACCTAAGACATGCTCATGCTCTGGACTCCTTGGATACTATGAAAGTGACTTCCGAAAAGGAAGCAGCACAAGGAAACACAATCccaaaggaaaatgaaacttcAGAGAGTGGAGATCCCGTAGACGAGGATGAGGTGGACACAATGGTAGACGACCAGCCAAAGTTTGTAGAATGGTGTGCTGAGGAGGAGAACCAAGAGCTCATCGCCAACTTCAATGCCCAGTACATGAAAGTTCAGAAGGGCTGGATCCAGCTGGAGAAAGAAGCCCAGCCAACACCAAGAGCAAGGAACAAGTCAGATAAGCTGAAGGAAATTtggaaaagcaagaaaaggtCACGGAAATGTCGGGGTTCACTGGAGGTTCAAAAGTTTTCTCCTGTTCAGATGCTGTTTATGACAAACTTTAAATTATCTAATGTTTGCAAGTGGTTCTTAGAGACAACTGAAACCCGGTCTCTGGTAATTGTGAAGAAGCTCAATACTCGTCTTCCAGGAGACATCCCACCTGTCAAGCATCCTCTTCAGAAGTACTCTCCTTCCAGCCTGTACCCCAGTTCACTACAGGCTGAACGCTTGAAAAAACACTTGAAGAAATTTCCCGGAGCTACTCCTGCTAGGAACAATTGGAAAACACAGAAGCTCTGGGCTAAATTTCGAGAGGATCCTGACCAAGTGGCGCCGGAGGATGACAGTGACGTTAGCCTCAGCCCCAACCCTGAAGACAGCATAGAGGAGGTCAAGGACGGTAGAAATAGCCATCCTCCCACAAACTCACCCACCCCTGCCAGTACCCGGATCCTTAGAAAATATTCCAACATTCGAGGAAAGCTCAGAGCCCAGCAGCGTTTGATCAAGAACGAGAAAGCGGAAAGCCCATTTGGTCCGGCTGTGGAAAGTAAACAGAGTTGTAAGAGTGTATGCATCAACCCTCTGATGTCCCCCAAGCTTGCCCTGCAAGTAGGTGCAGATGGGTTTCCTGTTAAGCCCAAGAGTACCGATGgaatgaagggaaggaaagggaagcagaTGTCTGAAATCTCGCCGAAAGCAGAAGTTCAGAATAAACGCAAGAGGACAGAAGGCGGCAGCACTCAGGACAGGAAGGACAAGGGAGCTGCGATGAAGGCCAGCAAAGAAAAGCACGTTGATGGATCCACCAGAGCCCCCGCTGCCAAGAAGCCAGCTGCAAGGGACAGAATCAGCCAACTGCCCAAAAAGACGACTTTGAAAGAGAGGAAAGTGAAGATCCCTAAAAAGTCACCTGGGAAGAGCTGCCCTCCctccaggaaagaaaaagagaatacaaaCAAAAGGCCTACCCAGCCCTCCCCCTCGGAGATGGTGACAAAACCTGCAAAGCAAAAAGGGGCAGGTGAGTCCTCTTCAAGGCCACAGAAAGCCACAAATAGGAAGCAGAGCAGTGGAAAGACTCGGGCCAGACCCTCGACGAAAACCCCAGAGAACAGTGCAGCCCAGAGAAAGCGAAAGCTGAAGGCAAAGCTGGACTCTTCCCACAGCAAACGGAGGCGGATGGATACAAAGTGA
- the LCOR gene encoding ligand-dependent corepressor isoform X7 has translation MVKLCTHHQKQFIRVLNDLYTESQPGTEDLPPSDSGTMDASTCNAGCAQLGTKHKEKDAMCLNMKSSTSVELFVDSSGSHSPQHLTEQALKEPPPETNSVDGRENTLTVVQKDSSELPTTKPNSMDSSTLGYLTASNSSSVNFHHISKSLEGQTTGQEQDTDVKICKDGKDHVQSSALVENLIAVKVATENSEESNSCIVSQRNSFKALSEEAWDSGFMGNSPRTADKENALQCSSKTPLRQDLEASEQDSRPKQENHLHSLGRNKMGYHLQPSDKSQFDHSKDGWLAPSPMPPVHKASNGHSRTKMLSTSIKTARKSKRASGLRINDYDNQCDVVYISQPITECHFENQRSILSSRKTARKSTRGYFFNGDCCELPTVRTLARNLHSQEKASCSTLASEAVVTPKQTLIISAPQPTIDVQHPREDNPEEPSKEITSLKEGDRDASSEKESQEPEVCPVTNNANPSSSSRSKETAASSPVWSLPAHLPEEDLPEGSSAVSAPTGSGISSPERDQQPVELLDTKEMSVPQDCPLLPSTESLSEGGSEDVVPRPCSPPETVSREESPLCSENQSPPVGLEPPTSLGKAEEDQSIGTEAETEDTQELDTDPLLKESSTLTNENPSEIEEREAPGGTGKFEGEDGDVKHPPEKDMCGQNIDSPEENLDKKKKGKKFPEASDRCLRSQLSDSSSADRCLRNQSSDSSSACAEIKVSKNPGAKRSKKEGYPGGTAPESFLTEGFHTKALEDTENPNVKENPSEKDAEQEGEGGGMITRQTFKNMLAKEVKGEEEGIFPSSDPLATVGQPLPGEKLEIYVQSKLGENSTQDPSESIPCTFPEQSKEKPGPIPAQETEEVVNNIDSADSPHKDDDSDVLSSTVGLSSSRSDDAAGPPKWVPRLTRLTSSTYNLRHAHALDSLDTMKVTSEKEAAQGNTIPKENETSESGDPVDEDEVDTMVDDQPKFVEWCAEEENQELIANFNAQYMKVQKGWIQLEKEAQPTPRARNKSDKLKEIWKSKKRSRKCRGSLEVQKFSPVQMLFMTNFKLSNVCKWFLETTETRSLVIVKKLNTRLPGDIPPVKHPLQKYSPSSLYPSSLQAERLKKHLKKFPGATPARNNWKTQKLWAKFREDPDQVAPEDDSDVSLSPNPEDSIEEVKDGRNSHPPTNSPTPASTRILRKYSNIRGKLRAQQRLIKNEKAESPFGPAVESKQSCKSVCINPLMSPKLALQVGADGFPVKPKSTDGMKGRKGKQMSEISPKAEVQNKRKRTEGGSTQDRKDKGAAMKASKEKHVDGSTRAPAAKKPAARDRISQLPKKTTLKERKVKIPKKSPGKSCPPSRKEKENTNKRPTQPSPSEMVTKPAKQKGAGESSSRPQKATNRKQSSGKTRARPSTKTPENSAAQRKRKLKAKLDSSHSKRRRMDTK, from the coding sequence ATGGTCAAACTGTGCACTCATCATCAGAAGCAGTTCATTCGTGTTCTGAACGATCTGTACACTGAATCTCAGCCAGGCACCGAGGACCTGCCACCTTCGGATTCTGGAACAATGGATGCCTCCACCTGCAATGCTGGCTGTGCCCAGCTTGGCACCAAACATAAGGAAAAGGATGCTATGTGTCTCAATATGAAGTCTTCTACTTCTGTAGAGTTGTTCGTAGACTCATCAGGCTCTCACAGCCCTCAACACTTGACAGAACAGGCCCTAAAGGAGCCTCCTCCCGAGACAAACTCTGTAGATGGAAGAGAGAATACTTTGACTGTTGTCCAAAAAGATTCCTCTGAACTTCCAACCACTAAACCTAATTCAATGGATAGTTCCACTCTGGGATACCTCACTGCATCTAATTCTTCCTCAGTAAACTTCCACCACATCTCTAAGAGCTTGGAGGGGCAAACCACTGGACAGGAGCAAGACACAGATGTGAAAATATGCAAGGATGGTAAAGACCACGTGCAGAGTTCAGCTTTAGTAGAAAATCTAATTGCAGTAAAAGTGGCAACTGAGAATAGTGAGGAGAGCAACAGCTGTATTGTTTCTCAAAGAAATTCATTCAAAGCTTTATCAGAAGAGGCTTGGGACTCAGGGTTTATGGGGAATTCACCTAGAACTGCTGACAAAGAGAATGCTTTACAGTGTAGCTCAAAAACACCTTTACGCCAGGACTTAGAGGCAAGTGAACAAGATTCAAGGCCAAAGCAAGAGAACCATCTTCACTcattaggaagaaataaaatgggtTACCACTTACAGCCCAGTGATAAGAGCCAGTTTGATCATTCCAAAGACGGTTGGTTAGCCCCCAGCCCCATGCCACCTGTACACAAAGCATCTAATGGACATTCACGAACCAAGATGCTTTCAACCTCCATTAAGACAGCTCGGAAAAGTAAAAGGGCATCAGGGTTGAGGATAAACGATTATGATAACCAATGTGATGTCGTTTATATCAGCCAGCCAATAACAGAATGCCACTTTGAGAATCAACGATCGATATTATCTTCTCGGAAAACAGCCAGGAAGAGTACTCGAGGATACTTTTTCAATGGTGATTGTTGTGAGCTGCCAACTGTTCGCACACTGGCCAGGAATTTACACTCCCAAGAAAAAGCAAGCTGCTCAACACTGGCCTCCGAGGCAGTGGTCACTCCCAAGCAGACCCTTATCATTTCAGCACCTCAGCCTACAATAGATGTGCAGCATCCCAGAGAAGACAACCCTGAAGAACCTAGTAAAGAAATAACCTCCCTCAAGGAAGGAGACAGAGATGCATCATCTGAAAAGGAATCTCAAGAGCCTGAGGTTTGCCCTGTGACAAATAACGCAAACCCAAGCAGCTCCTCTAGATCAAAGGAAACAGCAGCCTCCAGCCCAGTGTGGTCTCTCCCTGCTCACCTTCCTGAAGAGGATCTTCCAGAAGGCAGCTCCGCGGTCTCAGCTCCCACAGGAAGTGGGATATCTTCCCCTGAACGAGATCAACAGCCAGTTGAACTGCTAGATACAAAGGAGATGAGTGTACCCCAAGACTGTCCCCTGCTTCCCTCCACAGAGAGCCTTTCTGAGGGAGGCAGTGAAGATGTTGTTCCTAGGCCTTGTTCCCCTCCTGAAACAGTAAGTAGAGAGGAAAGTCCTCTGTGCTCAGAAAATCAAAGTCCCCCAGTGGGCTTGGAGCCTCCCACAAGCCTGGGAAAGGCTGAGGAAGACCAAAGCATCGGTACTGAGGCTGAGACCGAAGACACTCAGGAGTTAGATACTGACCCACTCTTGAAGGAAAGCAGCACTTTGACTAATGAAAACCCCAGTGAAATTGAGGAAAGGGAGGCACCAGGTGGTACAGGAAAATTCGAGGGAGAGGATGGTGATGTAAAACATCCTCCAGAAAAAGATATGTGTGGTCAAAACATTGACTCACCTGAAGAGAATCtggacaagaagaaaaaaggtaaaaaattccCCGAGGCCTCTGATAGGTGCCTAAGAAGTCAACTTTCAGATTCTTCCTCTGCCGATAGGTGCCTAAGAAATCAAAGTTCAGATTCTTCCTCTGCTTGTGCTGAGATCAAGGTTTCTAAAAATCCTGGTGCAAAACGTTCTAAAAAAGAAGGGTATCCTGGTGGGACAGCACCTGAGAGCTTCCTGACTGAAGGTTTCCATACAAAAGCTCTGGAGGACACTGAAAACCCAAATGTCAAAGAAAACCCCTCTGAGAAAGATGCTGAGCAGGAGGGCGAAGGAGGTGGGATGATCACCAggcagacttttaaaaacatgctAGCAAAAGAAGTCAAGGGGGAAGAAGAAGGTATTTTCCCCAGCAGTGATCCCTTAGCCACAGTTGGCCAGCCCCTGCCTGGAGAGAAACTGGAAATCTATGTTCAGTCTAAATTAGGTGAGAACAGTACTCAAGACCCCTCTGAAAGCATTCCTTGTACGTTCCCAGAACAATCAAAAGAGAAGCCGGGACCTATTCCTGCACAAGAGACGGAAGAGGTTGTAAATAATATAGATAGTGCAGACAGCCCGCATAAAGATGATGATAGTGACGTGCTATCTAGCACAGTTGGATTGTCAAGTAGTAGAAGTGATGACGCTGCTGGGCCCCCAAAATGGGTCCCAAGGCTTACAAGACTGACCTCCTCAACCTACAACCTAAGACATGCTCATGCTCTGGACTCCTTGGATACTATGAAAGTGACTTCCGAAAAGGAAGCAGCACAAGGAAACACAATCccaaaggaaaatgaaacttcAGAGAGTGGAGATCCCGTAGACGAGGATGAGGTGGACACAATGGTAGACGACCAGCCAAAGTTTGTAGAATGGTGTGCTGAGGAGGAGAACCAAGAGCTCATCGCCAACTTCAATGCCCAGTACATGAAAGTTCAGAAGGGCTGGATCCAGCTGGAGAAAGAAGCCCAGCCAACACCAAGAGCAAGGAACAAGTCAGATAAGCTGAAGGAAATTtggaaaagcaagaaaaggtCACGGAAATGTCGGGGTTCACTGGAGGTTCAAAAGTTTTCTCCTGTTCAGATGCTGTTTATGACAAACTTTAAATTATCTAATGTTTGCAAGTGGTTCTTAGAGACAACTGAAACCCGGTCTCTGGTAATTGTGAAGAAGCTCAATACTCGTCTTCCAGGAGACATCCCACCTGTCAAGCATCCTCTTCAGAAGTACTCTCCTTCCAGCCTGTACCCCAGTTCACTACAGGCTGAACGCTTGAAAAAACACTTGAAGAAATTTCCCGGAGCTACTCCTGCTAGGAACAATTGGAAAACACAGAAGCTCTGGGCTAAATTTCGAGAGGATCCTGACCAAGTGGCGCCGGAGGATGACAGTGACGTTAGCCTCAGCCCCAACCCTGAAGACAGCATAGAGGAGGTCAAGGACGGTAGAAATAGCCATCCTCCCACAAACTCACCCACCCCTGCCAGTACCCGGATCCTTAGAAAATATTCCAACATTCGAGGAAAGCTCAGAGCCCAGCAGCGTTTGATCAAGAACGAGAAAGCGGAAAGCCCATTTGGTCCGGCTGTGGAAAGTAAACAGAGTTGTAAGAGTGTATGCATCAACCCTCTGATGTCCCCCAAGCTTGCCCTGCAAGTAGGTGCAGATGGGTTTCCTGTTAAGCCCAAGAGTACCGATGgaatgaagggaaggaaagggaagcagaTGTCTGAAATCTCGCCGAAAGCAGAAGTTCAGAATAAACGCAAGAGGACAGAAGGCGGCAGCACTCAGGACAGGAAGGACAAGGGAGCTGCGATGAAGGCCAGCAAAGAAAAGCACGTTGATGGATCCACCAGAGCCCCCGCTGCCAAGAAGCCAGCTGCAAGGGACAGAATCAGCCAACTGCCCAAAAAGACGACTTTGAAAGAGAGGAAAGTGAAGATCCCTAAAAAGTCACCTGGGAAGAGCTGCCCTCCctccaggaaagaaaaagagaatacaaaCAAAAGGCCTACCCAGCCCTCCCCCTCGGAGATGGTGACAAAACCTGCAAAGCAAAAAGGGGCAGGTGAGTCCTCTTCAAGGCCACAGAAAGCCACAAATAGGAAGCAGAGCAGTGGAAAGACTCGGGCCAGACCCTCGACGAAAACCCCAGAGAACAGTGCAGCCCAGAGAAAGCGAAAGCTGAAGGCAAAGCTGGACTCTTCCCACAGCAAACGGAGGCGGATGGATACAAAGTGA